From a region of the Pukyongiella litopenaei genome:
- the tuf gene encoding elongation factor Tu → MAKEKFERTKPHVNIGTIGHVDHGKTTLTAAITKYFGDFKAYDQIDGAPEEKARGITISTAHVEYETDARHYAHVDCPGHADYVKNMITGAAQMDGAILVCSAADGPMPQTREHILLGRQVGIPKIVVFMNKVDQVDDEELLELVEMEIRELLDSYEYPGDDTPIVAGSALAALEGNNPEIGENKIRELMQAVDDYIDTPERAVDQPFLMPIEDVFSISGRGTVVTGRVERGVINVGDEIEIVGIRDTQKTTCTGVEMFRKLLDRGEAGDNIGALLRGVDRDGVERGQVLCKPGSVTPHTKFEAEAYILTKDEGGRHTPFFGNYRPQFYFRTTDVTGTVSLKEGTEMVMPGDNVGFTVELIAPIAMEDGLRFAIREGGRTVGAGVVSKIIE, encoded by the coding sequence ATGGCAAAGGAAAAGTTTGAACGCACGAAGCCGCATGTGAACATCGGCACGATCGGTCACGTTGACCACGGCAAGACGACGCTGACGGCTGCGATCACGAAGTATTTCGGCGATTTCAAGGCCTATGACCAGATCGACGGCGCTCCGGAAGAGAAGGCGCGCGGGATCACGATCTCGACCGCGCATGTGGAATACGAGACCGACGCGCGCCACTATGCGCATGTGGACTGCCCCGGCCACGCGGACTATGTGAAGAACATGATCACCGGTGCCGCGCAGATGGACGGCGCGATCCTGGTGTGTTCGGCCGCTGACGGCCCGATGCCGCAGACCCGCGAGCACATCCTGCTGGGCCGCCAGGTCGGCATTCCGAAGATCGTGGTGTTCATGAACAAGGTGGACCAGGTCGACGACGAGGAACTGCTGGAACTGGTCGAGATGGAGATCCGCGAGCTGCTGGACAGCTACGAGTATCCGGGCGACGACACCCCGATCGTGGCCGGCTCGGCGCTGGCGGCGCTGGAGGGCAACAACCCCGAGATCGGCGAGAACAAGATCCGCGAGCTGATGCAGGCGGTCGACGACTATATCGACACGCCCGAGCGCGCGGTGGACCAGCCGTTCCTGATGCCGATCGAGGACGTGTTCTCGATCTCGGGCCGCGGCACGGTTGTGACCGGCCGTGTGGAACGCGGTGTGATCAACGTGGGCGACGAGATCGAGATCGTCGGCATCCGCGACACCCAGAAGACCACCTGCACCGGTGTCGAGATGTTCCGCAAGCTGCTGGACCGCGGCGAGGCCGGCGACAACATCGGCGCGCTGCTGCGTGGCGTCGACCGTGACGGCGTCGAGCGCGGCCAGGTGCTGTGCAAGCCGGGTTCGGTGACCCCGCACACCAAGTTCGAGGCCGAGGCCTATATCCTGACCAAGGACGAGGGCGGCCGCCACACGCCGTTCTTCGGCAACTACCGCCCGCAGTTCTACTTCCGCACCACGGACGTGACCGGGACGGTGTCGCTGAAGGAAGGCACCGAGATGGTGATGCCGGGCGACAACGTGGGCTTCACGGTGGAACTGATCGCGCCGATCGCGATGGAAGACGGCCTCCGCTTCGCCATCCGCGAAGGCGGCCGCACCGTCGGCGCGGGCGTTGTGTCCAAGATCATCGAGTAA
- the rpsJ gene encoding 30S ribosomal protein S10 → MQSQNIRIRLKAFDYRVLDASTKEIVSTAKRTGAQVRGPIPLPNKIEKFTVLRGPHVDKKSRDQFEIRTHKRLLDIVDPTPQTVDALMKLDLAAGVDVEIKLQS, encoded by the coding sequence ATGCAAAGCCAAAACATCCGTATTCGGCTTAAGGCGTTCGATTACCGCGTGCTGGATGCCAGCACCAAGGAAATCGTGAGCACCGCCAAGCGGACCGGCGCGCAGGTGCGCGGCCCGATCCCGCTGCCGAACAAGATCGAGAAGTTCACGGTTCTTCGTGGGCCTCACGTCGACAAGAAATCTCGCGACCAGTTCGAGATCCGCACCCACAAGCGGCTGCTGGACATCGTGGATCCGACCCCGCAGACCGTGGACGCGCTGATGAAGCTCGACCTCGCGGCCGGCGTGGATGTCGAGATCAAGCTGCAGTCGTAA
- the rpsG gene encoding 30S ribosomal protein S7, whose protein sequence is MSRRHAAEKREILPDAKYGDRVLTKFMNNLMIDGKKSVAEKIVYNALDRIEVKIKRAPVEVFHEALDNIKPSVEVRSRRVGGATYQVPVEVRPERREALAIRWLINASRSRNENTMEERLAGELLDAVQSRGSAVKKREDTHKMAEANKAFSHYRW, encoded by the coding sequence ATGTCCCGCCGTCACGCCGCCGAGAAGCGCGAAATTCTGCCCGACGCCAAATATGGCGACCGGGTTCTGACGAAGTTCATGAACAACCTGATGATCGACGGCAAGAAGTCGGTTGCGGAAAAGATCGTCTACAACGCGCTTGACCGGATCGAGGTCAAGATCAAACGCGCGCCGGTCGAGGTGTTCCACGAGGCGCTCGACAACATCAAGCCCTCGGTCGAGGTGCGGTCGCGCCGCGTCGGCGGTGCCACCTACCAGGTGCCGGTCGAAGTGCGCCCCGAGCGCCGCGAGGCGCTGGCGATCCGCTGGCTGATCAACGCATCGCGGTCGCGCAACGAGAACACCATGGAAGAACGCCTCGCGGGCGAGCTTCTGGACGCGGTTCAGTCGCGCGGTTCCGCCGTGAAGAAACGCGAAGACACCCACAAGATGGCAGAGGCCAACAAGGCCTTCTCGCATTACCGCTGGTAA
- the rplC gene encoding 50S ribosomal protein L3: MRSGIIAKKVGMTRLFLEDGKQVPVTVLQLDGLQVVAQRTADKDGYTAVQLGAGSPKVNRVSKAMRGHFSAAKVEPKRKLAEFRVSADNLIEVGAEISATHFLEGQKVDVSGTSIGKGFAGAMKRHNFGGLRASHGVSISHRSHGSTGQCQEPGRVFKGKKMAGHMGAARVTTQNLEVVKTDADRGLVFIKGAVPGSKGGWVTVKDAVKKKLPEGVPFPAGLKAATEAPAEEAPAEGGEA, from the coding sequence ATGCGCTCTGGTATCATCGCAAAGAAAGTCGGCATGACCCGGCTGTTCCTGGAAGATGGCAAGCAGGTGCCGGTGACGGTGCTGCAACTGGACGGCCTGCAGGTTGTCGCGCAGCGCACCGCCGACAAGGACGGCTATACCGCCGTTCAGCTGGGCGCCGGTTCGCCGAAGGTCAACCGCGTGTCCAAGGCCATGCGCGGCCATTTCTCGGCCGCCAAGGTCGAGCCGAAGCGGAAGCTGGCCGAATTCCGGGTGTCCGCGGACAACCTGATCGAGGTCGGTGCCGAGATCTCGGCCACCCATTTCCTCGAAGGCCAGAAGGTCGACGTGTCGGGCACCTCGATCGGCAAGGGTTTCGCCGGTGCCATGAAACGGCACAATTTCGGCGGCCTGCGGGCGTCGCACGGTGTGTCGATCTCGCACCGTTCGCACGGTTCGACCGGTCAGTGCCAGGAACCGGGCCGGGTGTTCAAGGGCAAGAAGATGGCCGGACACATGGGCGCTGCCCGCGTGACCACCCAGAATCTCGAGGTCGTCAAGACCGACGCGGATCGCGGCCTGGTGTTCATCAAGGGCGCCGTGCCGGGGTCCAAGGGTGGCTGGGTCACCGTCAAGGACGCCGTGAAGAAGAAGCTGCCCGAGGGCGTGCCGTTCCCGGCTGGTCTCAAGGCCGCAACCGAAGCTCCCGCGGAAGAAGCACCCGCGGAAGGGGGTGAAGCATGA
- a CDS encoding putative rhamnosyl transferase — MQVIGICRFSWPGIGGFQVEHETLRERAAYLYDPARLEQRFRYFECFTLPCIRAQFDPDFTFLVVIGPDLPAPWRQRLERLVADIPQAVIDARPPGQHRAAMQAAINAVRRDTGEPCLQFRLDDDDAVSVGFVHHLRAAAAEVAGLLRDNRHVAIDFSDGHIARPSASGIAAQRIHKPFWTAGLAVMFRPDVPLSVMNFSHNRLARRMPSLQFPDPDMMLRGFSDGNDSRQKPGVAQPDLEPLDAEGEMRFRIAYNIDADHVRAVFGAAGGQGQAGPTIPTMS, encoded by the coding sequence ATGCAGGTGATCGGGATCTGCCGCTTTTCCTGGCCGGGTATCGGCGGGTTCCAGGTCGAGCATGAAACGCTGCGGGAACGCGCCGCCTATCTCTACGATCCGGCGCGGTTGGAACAGCGGTTCCGCTATTTCGAGTGTTTCACCCTGCCCTGCATCCGCGCCCAGTTCGATCCCGATTTCACCTTTCTGGTCGTGATCGGTCCCGACCTGCCGGCGCCGTGGCGGCAGCGGCTGGAGCGGCTGGTCGCGGATATCCCGCAGGCCGTGATCGACGCCCGCCCGCCGGGTCAGCACCGCGCCGCGATGCAGGCGGCGATCAACGCGGTGCGGCGCGACACGGGCGAACCCTGCCTGCAATTCCGGCTGGATGACGACGACGCGGTTTCGGTCGGTTTCGTGCACCATCTGCGCGCCGCCGCCGCCGAGGTGGCCGGGCTGCTGCGGGACAACCGGCATGTGGCGATCGATTTCAGCGACGGCCACATCGCCCGGCCGTCGGCATCGGGCATCGCCGCGCAGCGCATCCACAAGCCGTTCTGGACCGCCGGGCTGGCGGTGATGTTCCGCCCCGACGTGCCGCTGTCGGTGATGAATTTCAGCCACAACCGGCTGGCCCGCCGGATGCCGTCGCTGCAATTCCCCGACCCGGACATGATGCTGCGCGGGTTCTCGGACGGCAACGATTCCCGGCAGAAACCCGGTGTCGCGCAACCCGACCTGGAACCGCTGGATGCCGAGGGCGAGATGCGGTTCCGCATCGCCTACAACATCGACGCCGACCATGTGCGCGCCGTGTTCGGCGCGGCGGGCGGCCAGGGTCAGGCCGGGCCGACCATCCCCACGATGTCATAG
- the trpS gene encoding tryptophan--tRNA ligase has product MSAATFTPRVFSGIQPSGNLHLGNYLGAIKRFVDMQGQGIETVYCMVDLHAITVWQDPADLTRSTRELCAGFIASGIDPEQSILINQSQVPEHAQLAWVFNCVARMGWMQRMTQFKDKAGKNAQNASLGLLAYPSLMAADILIYHATHVPVGEDQKQHLELTRDIAAKFNHDYGVDFFPLTEPVIEGAATRVMSLRDGARKMSKSDPSDMSRINMTDDADTIAKKIRKAKTDPEPLPSEAAGLEDRPEARNLVSIYAALTDSDADTVLAEMGGRQFSEFKPMLAEIAVEKLAPISAEMARLMADPAEIDRILTRGAQRAREITAPILRRTYDIVGMVGPA; this is encoded by the coding sequence ATGTCCGCCGCCACCTTCACGCCGCGCGTGTTCTCGGGCATTCAGCCGTCGGGCAACCTGCACCTGGGCAACTACCTGGGCGCGATCAAGCGGTTCGTCGACATGCAGGGGCAGGGGATCGAAACCGTCTATTGCATGGTCGACCTGCACGCGATCACCGTCTGGCAGGATCCCGCGGACCTGACCCGGTCGACCCGCGAACTCTGCGCCGGGTTCATCGCCAGCGGCATCGACCCGGAACAGTCGATCCTGATCAACCAGAGCCAGGTGCCCGAACACGCGCAGCTGGCCTGGGTGTTCAATTGCGTCGCCCGGATGGGCTGGATGCAGCGGATGACCCAGTTCAAGGACAAGGCGGGCAAGAACGCGCAGAACGCGTCGCTGGGGCTGCTGGCCTACCCGTCGCTGATGGCCGCCGACATCCTGATCTATCACGCCACCCATGTGCCGGTGGGCGAGGACCAGAAGCAGCACCTGGAACTGACGCGCGACATTGCCGCCAAGTTCAACCATGACTATGGCGTCGATTTCTTCCCGCTCACCGAACCGGTGATCGAAGGCGCCGCGACCCGCGTGATGAGCCTGCGTGACGGCGCCAGGAAGATGTCGAAATCCGACCCGTCCGACATGAGCCGGATCAACATGACCGACGATGCCGATACCATCGCGAAAAAGATCCGCAAGGCCAAGACCGATCCCGAACCGCTGCCGTCCGAGGCGGCGGGGCTCGAAGACCGGCCCGAGGCGCGCAACCTGGTCAGCATCTACGCGGCGCTGACCGACAGCGATGCCGATACGGTCCTGGCCGAGATGGGCGGGCGCCAGTTTTCCGAGTTCAAGCCGATGCTGGCCGAAATCGCGGTCGAGAAACTGGCGCCGATCTCGGCGGAAATGGCGCGGCTGATGGCCGACCCGGCCGAGATCGACCGCATCCTGACGCGCGGGGCGCAGCGCGCCCGCGAGATCACCGCGCCGATCCTGCGCCGCACCTATGACATCGTGGGGATGGTCGGCCCGGCCTGA
- a CDS encoding 50S ribosomal protein L23 has product MSAKAEHYDVIRKPVITEKSTMASEAGAVVFEVAIDSNKPQIKEAVEALFGVKVKAVNTTITKGKVKRFRGRPGKRKDVKKAYVTLEEGNTIDVTTGL; this is encoded by the coding sequence ATGAGCGCGAAGGCAGAACATTACGACGTGATCCGCAAGCCGGTCATCACCGAGAAATCGACCATGGCATCCGAAGCCGGTGCCGTCGTGTTCGAGGTGGCGATCGACAGCAACAAGCCGCAGATCAAGGAAGCGGTCGAGGCACTGTTCGGGGTCAAGGTGAAGGCGGTCAACACCACCATCACCAAGGGCAAGGTCAAACGTTTCCGCGGCCGTCCCGGCAAGCGGAAAGACGTCAAGAAGGCCTATGTGACCCTGGAAGAGGGCAACACGATCGACGTGACCACCGGTCTCTGA
- the rpsL gene encoding 30S ribosomal protein S12 produces the protein MPTIQQLIRKPRQPKIKRSKSVHLQESPQKRGVCTRVYTTTPKKPNSAMRRVAKVRLTNGFEVISYIPGEGHNLQEHSVVLIRGGRVKDLPGVRYHILRGVLDTQGVKDRKQRRSKYGAKRPK, from the coding sequence ATGCCAACGATCCAGCAGCTGATCCGCAAGCCGCGGCAGCCGAAAATCAAACGCTCGAAATCCGTTCACCTGCAGGAGAGCCCGCAGAAGCGCGGCGTCTGCACGCGGGTGTATACCACCACGCCGAAAAAGCCGAACTCGGCCATGCGGCGCGTTGCCAAGGTGCGCCTGACCAACGGGTTCGAGGTCATTTCCTACATCCCCGGCGAAGGCCACAACCTGCAGGAACACTCGGTCGTCCTGATTCGCGGTGGCCGGGTCAAGGACCTTCCGGGTGTCCGTTATCACATCCTGCGCGGTGTTCTGGATACCCAGGGCGTCAAAGACCGCAAGCAGCGCCGTTCGAAATACGGCGCCAAGCGTCCCAAGTAA
- a CDS encoding SulP family inorganic anion transporter, with the protein MKPKILTTLRTYDRQLFSADLAAGITVAMVALPLSLAIAIASGAEPAKGLVTAIVAGFLISLLGGSRVQIGGPTGAFIVVVFGVIAEHGHDGLVIATFMAGLILLVAGFLRAGRLIQLVPEPVINGFTIGIAIIIATSQLNDLFGLSMSEVPAEFFGKLGALWHARDSLNVPTLAIGLVTMALIVVLRRAAPRWPGLIVAVAITSALVALFDLPVDTIQSRFGDLPRGLPAPTIPALDTARVVELLPSAFIIAFLAGVESLLSAMVADRMIAGRHRSNAELIAQGAANLGSALFGGLPATGAIARTATNIRAGGKTPVAGLVHALTILLVMLVAAPLAGYLAMPALAGLLILTAWNMSEPHRWPDYLRDRRSEQFLLVVTLVLTVVADLTIAIGVGVAMGLAIRLQRRAVPPSDWKPPQR; encoded by the coding sequence ATGAAACCCAAGATCCTGACCACACTCCGGACCTATGACAGGCAGCTGTTTTCCGCGGACCTCGCAGCGGGGATCACCGTTGCGATGGTGGCCCTGCCGCTGAGCCTCGCGATCGCGATAGCCTCTGGCGCCGAACCGGCCAAGGGCCTCGTCACCGCCATCGTCGCGGGGTTCCTGATCTCGCTGCTGGGGGGCAGCCGGGTCCAGATCGGCGGGCCGACCGGGGCGTTCATCGTCGTCGTGTTCGGTGTCATCGCCGAGCACGGCCATGACGGGCTCGTCATTGCCACCTTCATGGCCGGGCTGATCCTGCTGGTGGCCGGGTTCCTGCGGGCCGGGCGGCTGATCCAGCTCGTCCCCGAGCCGGTCATCAATGGCTTTACCATCGGGATCGCCATCATCATCGCCACCAGCCAGCTCAACGACCTGTTCGGGCTGTCGATGTCAGAGGTTCCCGCCGAGTTCTTCGGCAAGCTCGGGGCCCTGTGGCACGCGCGCGACAGCCTGAACGTGCCGACGCTCGCGATCGGGCTGGTCACCATGGCCCTGATCGTCGTGCTCAGACGCGCCGCGCCGCGCTGGCCGGGCCTGATCGTGGCGGTCGCGATCACCTCGGCCCTGGTGGCGCTGTTCGATCTGCCGGTCGACACGATCCAGTCGCGGTTCGGGGACCTGCCGCGCGGCCTGCCGGCCCCCACAATTCCGGCGCTGGACACGGCCCGCGTGGTGGAATTGCTGCCATCGGCCTTCATCATCGCCTTCCTGGCGGGTGTCGAATCGCTGCTGTCGGCGATGGTCGCGGACCGGATGATCGCCGGCCGGCACCGCTCCAACGCCGAACTGATCGCGCAGGGCGCGGCCAACCTGGGCTCGGCGCTGTTCGGCGGCCTGCCCGCGACCGGGGCCATCGCGCGGACCGCGACCAATATCCGCGCCGGCGGCAAGACGCCCGTCGCCGGGCTGGTTCACGCGCTGACGATCCTGCTGGTCATGCTGGTTGCGGCGCCTCTGGCGGGATACCTGGCCATGCCCGCGCTGGCCGGGTTGCTGATCCTGACCGCATGGAACATGAGCGAACCGCACCGCTGGCCCGATTACCTGCGTGACCGCCGCTCGGAACAGTTCCTGCTGGTCGTGACGCTGGTGCTGACGGTGGTCGCGGACCTGACCATTGCCATCGGCGTCGGCGTGGCGATGGGGCTGGCGATCCGGTTGCAGCGCCGCGCGGTTCCGCCCTCGGACTGGAAGCCGCCGCAGCGCTAG
- the fusA gene encoding elongation factor G — MAREYPLERYRNFGIMAHIDAGKTTMTERILFYTGKNHKIGETHDGASTMDWMEQEAERGITITSAATTTFWQRQEDPTPEGTSDMKTRFNIIDTPGHVDFTIEVERSLAVLDGAVALLDGNAGVEPQTETVWRQADRYKVPRLVFVNKMDKIGADFFNCVKMVKERTGGTPLPIALPIGAEDTLEGIVDLIKMEEWVWNSEDLGASWTRQPIRDELKELAQEWRDNMIELAVEQDDDAMEAYLEGEEPDEATLRKLIRMGTLSLSFFPMLAGSAFKNKGVQPLLNAVVDFLPSPLDVPTLMGFSPDDENEERDIPRKADDADPFSALAFKIMNDPFVGSLTFTRIYSGVISKGDQMLNSTKGKKERVGRMMLMHAIDRQEIEEAFAGDIIALAGLKDTTTGDTLCAPAAPVVLETMTFPDPVIEIAVEPKTKGDQEKMSQGLARLAAEDPSFRVETDLESGQTIMKGMGELHLDILVDRLKREFKVEANIGAPQVAYRETIGHEIEHTYTHKKQSGGSGQFAEVKMVISPTEPGEGYSFESRIVGGSVPKEYVPGVEKGIQSVMDSGPLAGFPVIDFKVALIDGKFHDVDSSVLAFEIAARMCMREGLKKAGAKLLEPIMKVEVVTPEEYTGGIIGDLTSRRGQVTGQETRGNAIAINAMVPLANMFGYINTLRSMSSGRAQFTMQFDHYDPVPQNISDEIQAKYA, encoded by the coding sequence ATGGCACGCGAATATCCCCTGGAACGGTACCGTAACTTCGGCATCATGGCCCACATCGATGCGGGCAAGACCACGATGACCGAACGGATCCTGTTCTATACCGGCAAGAACCACAAGATCGGTGAAACCCACGACGGCGCCTCCACCATGGACTGGATGGAGCAGGAAGCCGAACGCGGCATCACCATCACCTCGGCGGCGACCACCACCTTCTGGCAGCGCCAGGAGGACCCGACCCCGGAAGGGACGTCGGACATGAAGACCCGCTTCAACATCATCGACACGCCCGGCCACGTCGACTTCACCATCGAGGTGGAGCGGTCGCTGGCGGTTCTCGACGGCGCGGTCGCGCTGCTGGACGGCAACGCCGGTGTCGAGCCGCAGACCGAAACCGTCTGGCGCCAGGCCGACCGCTACAAGGTTCCGCGCCTGGTCTTCGTCAACAAGATGGACAAGATCGGCGCCGACTTCTTCAACTGCGTGAAGATGGTCAAGGAACGCACCGGCGGCACCCCGCTGCCGATCGCGCTGCCGATCGGTGCCGAGGACACGCTCGAAGGCATCGTCGACCTGATCAAGATGGAAGAATGGGTCTGGAACTCCGAGGATCTCGGCGCGTCCTGGACCCGTCAGCCGATCCGCGACGAGCTGAAGGAACTCGCCCAGGAATGGCGCGACAACATGATCGAACTCGCCGTCGAACAGGACGACGATGCGATGGAAGCCTACCTGGAAGGCGAAGAGCCCGACGAGGCCACCCTGCGGAAACTGATCCGCATGGGCACCCTGTCGCTGTCGTTCTTCCCGATGCTGGCCGGGTCGGCGTTCAAGAACAAGGGTGTGCAGCCGCTGCTGAACGCCGTTGTCGATTTCCTGCCCTCGCCGCTCGACGTGCCGACCCTGATGGGGTTCTCGCCGGACGACGAGAACGAGGAACGCGACATTCCCCGCAAGGCGGATGACGCCGATCCGTTCTCGGCGCTGGCGTTCAAGATCATGAACGACCCGTTCGTCGGCTCGCTGACCTTCACCCGGATCTATTCCGGCGTGATCAGCAAGGGCGACCAGATGCTGAACTCGACCAAGGGCAAGAAAGAGCGCGTCGGCCGGATGATGCTGATGCACGCGATCGACCGCCAGGAGATCGAGGAAGCGTTCGCGGGCGACATCATCGCGCTGGCGGGCCTGAAGGACACCACCACCGGCGACACCCTGTGTGCCCCGGCCGCTCCGGTGGTGCTGGAAACCATGACCTTCCCCGATCCGGTGATCGAGATCGCCGTGGAGCCCAAGACCAAGGGCGACCAGGAGAAAATGTCCCAGGGTCTGGCCCGTCTGGCCGCCGAAGACCCGTCCTTCCGCGTGGAAACCGACTTGGAATCGGGTCAGACCATCATGAAGGGCATGGGCGAACTTCACCTGGACATCCTGGTCGACCGCCTGAAGCGCGAATTCAAGGTCGAGGCCAATATCGGTGCGCCGCAGGTGGCCTATCGCGAAACCATCGGCCATGAGATCGAACATACCTACACCCACAAGAAACAGTCGGGTGGTTCGGGTCAGTTCGCCGAGGTGAAGATGGTCATCTCGCCGACGGAACCGGGCGAAGGCTATTCGTTCGAATCGCGTATCGTCGGCGGCTCGGTGCCGAAGGAATATGTCCCCGGCGTCGAAAAGGGCATCCAGTCGGTCATGGATTCCGGTCCGCTCGCCGGCTTCCCGGTGATCGACTTCAAGGTGGCGCTGATCGACGGCAAGTTCCACGACGTGGACTCCTCGGTGCTGGCCTTTGAAATCGCCGCCCGGATGTGCATGCGCGAAGGTCTGAAAAAGGCCGGCGCCAAGCTGCTGGAGCCGATCATGAAGGTCGAGGTGGTGACCCCGGAAGAATATACCGGCGGTATCATCGGCGACCTGACCTCGCGTCGGGGCCAGGTGACCGGGCAGGAAACCCGCGGCAACGCCATCGCCATCAACGCGATGGTGCCGCTGGCCAACATGTTCGGCTACATCAACACCCTGCGTTCGATGAGCTCGGGCCGCGCCCAGTTCACCATGCAGTTCGACCATTACGATCCGGTGCCGCAGAACATCAGCGACGAGATCCAGGCGAAATACGCGTAA
- a CDS encoding cytochrome-c peroxidase — MRATWPTLILGAALAAGAVAATRGGTPYTVETLGEALFFDTNLSANRTQSCASCHDPDYAFADPRGMASPGDDGVSLGDRNAPTASYAAFSPVFHRNDDGDWVGGQFLDGRAATLEDQAGGPPLNPLEMGMPDKGAVVARLRENPDYVSAFPALFGAGVLDDAETGYAAMTKAIAAFERTPLFSPFDSKYDRFLRGEAELTDEEELGRLLFFSEQFTNCNQCHQLSRSQIDPRETFTDYRYHNIGTAENTRLRALNGVAPGTVDGGLADNPQAADDPAARGRFRTPTLRNVAVTAPYMHNGIFNELRTVVRFYNIYNTKNEAMRINPETGRPFGPPMVPQTLSAKELTHGPALDDRRIDALVAFLKTLTDARYEHLLED, encoded by the coding sequence ATGCGAGCGACCTGGCCAACCCTGATTCTCGGTGCCGCGCTGGCCGCCGGTGCGGTCGCGGCGACGCGCGGCGGCACACCCTATACGGTCGAGACTCTGGGCGAGGCGCTGTTCTTCGACACCAACCTGTCGGCGAACCGGACCCAGTCCTGCGCCAGTTGCCACGATCCCGACTATGCCTTCGCCGATCCGCGCGGCATGGCCTCGCCCGGCGATGACGGCGTGTCGCTGGGCGACCGCAACGCGCCCACGGCGAGCTACGCGGCCTTCAGCCCCGTCTTTCACCGCAATGATGACGGCGACTGGGTCGGCGGCCAGTTTCTCGATGGCCGCGCCGCCACGCTGGAGGACCAGGCCGGCGGCCCTCCGCTGAACCCGCTGGAAATGGGCATGCCCGACAAGGGCGCGGTCGTCGCACGGCTGCGCGAAAACCCCGATTACGTCAGCGCCTTTCCCGCGCTGTTCGGCGCCGGTGTCCTGGACGACGCCGAAACCGGTTACGCGGCGATGACCAAAGCCATAGCCGCGTTCGAACGCACGCCGCTGTTCAGCCCGTTCGATTCCAAATACGACCGTTTCCTGCGCGGCGAGGCCGAGCTGACCGACGAGGAGGAACTGGGCCGGCTGCTGTTCTTTTCCGAGCAGTTCACCAACTGCAACCAGTGCCACCAGCTGTCGCGCAGCCAGATAGACCCGCGCGAAACCTTCACCGACTACCGCTATCACAATATCGGAACGGCCGAGAATACCCGGCTGCGGGCGCTGAACGGGGTGGCGCCGGGCACGGTGGATGGCGGGCTGGCCGACAACCCGCAGGCCGCCGATGATCCTGCCGCCAGAGGCAGGTTCAGGACCCCGACGCTGCGCAATGTCGCCGTCACCGCCCCCTATATGCATAACGGCATCTTCAACGAGTTGCGCACGGTGGTGCGGTTCTACAATATCTACAACACCAAGAACGAGGCGATGCGGATCAACCCGGAAACCGGCCGGCCCTTTGGCCCGCCGATGGTGCCGCAGACGCTGTCGGCAAAGGAACTGACCCACGGCCCCGCCCTCGACGACCGCCGCATCGACGCGCTGGTGGCGTTCCTGAAAACCCTGACGGATGCGCGCTACGAGCACCTGCTCGAGGACTGA
- the rplD gene encoding 50S ribosomal protein L4 has translation MKLDVIKLDGGKAGDIELDAELFGLEPRADILHRVVRWQRNNAQAGTHKVKTRSETSYSTKKIYRQKGTGGARHGDRNAPIFRKGGIYKGPTPRSHGHDLPKKFRKLGLRHALSAKAKAGELVVIDTAEADGKTGALAKQVANLGWKRALVIDGAQVNEAFARAARNIEGLDVLPSMGANVYDILRRDTLVLTKAGVEALEARLK, from the coding sequence ATGAAACTCGATGTGATCAAGCTTGACGGCGGCAAGGCCGGCGACATCGAGCTGGACGCCGAGCTGTTCGGGCTGGAACCGCGCGCGGACATCCTGCACCGAGTGGTGCGCTGGCAGCGCAACAACGCGCAGGCCGGCACCCACAAGGTCAAGACCCGGTCGGAAACCTCGTATTCCACCAAGAAGATCTATCGCCAGAAGGGCACCGGTGGCGCCCGCCACGGCGACCGCAACGCGCCGATCTTCCGCAAGGGTGGTATCTACAAGGGTCCGACCCCGCGCAGCCACGGCCACGACCTGCCCAAGAAGTTCCGCAAGCTGGGCCTGCGCCACGCGCTGAGCGCGAAGGCGAAAGCCGGCGAACTGGTGGTGATCGACACCGCCGAGGCGGACGGCAAGACCGGTGCGCTGGCCAAGCAGGTCGCGAACCTGGGCTGGAAGCGCGCGCTGGTGATCGACGGGGCTCAGGTGAACGAAGCGTTCGCCCGCGCCGCCCGCAACATCGAGGGTCTCGATGTGCTGCCGTCAATGGGCGCAAACGTCTATGACATCCTCCGCCGTGACACGCTGGTGCTCACCAAGGCGGGTGTCGAAGCACTGGAGGCTCGTCTGAAATGA